A portion of the Vreelandella subglaciescola genome contains these proteins:
- a CDS encoding DUF1819 family protein: protein MVRESRIIAGLMLDGTDDATWHQTIMVDNCLQKNRPATAKRMAQAIRKRLERLEPPFWQALQEGDALLATQVSFCAAMARNLLLVEFLETVVADAFATRAERLEAYWWDDFLAERAFRDPAIANWAASSQRKMGQVVFRMLTEVGVLENTRSRRLCSLLLQPDVERLLESHGMVRLQNCLGALRFR, encoded by the coding sequence ATGGTACGCGAAAGCCGCATCATTGCCGGTCTGATGCTTGACGGTACCGATGATGCCACTTGGCATCAGACCATCATGGTGGACAATTGCCTGCAGAAAAACCGTCCAGCCACTGCTAAGCGTATGGCGCAGGCGATTCGCAAACGTCTCGAGCGGTTAGAACCGCCGTTCTGGCAGGCACTTCAAGAGGGTGATGCCTTACTCGCGACGCAGGTTTCTTTTTGTGCGGCGATGGCGCGTAACCTGCTGTTGGTCGAGTTTTTAGAGACGGTGGTGGCCGATGCCTTCGCGACCCGAGCGGAACGGCTGGAGGCGTATTGGTGGGATGACTTTCTTGCCGAGCGTGCTTTCCGTGACCCGGCGATAGCGAATTGGGCAGCGTCTTCTCAACGAAAGATGGGCCAGGTTGTATTCCGGATGCTGACTGAAGTCGGCGTGCTGGAAAACACCCGCAGCCGCCGGCTGTGCTCACTTTTGTTGCAACCCGATGTAGAGAGGTTGCTGGAAAGCCATGGCATGGTGCGGCTACAAAATTGCCTGGGCGCCTTGCGGTTTCGTTAG
- a CDS encoding DUF1788 domain-containing protein: protein MSLAPQGPARREDPHLQDRLNQIAEKITSPTFLSGEGLGNEIGFWIFEYPPEHELQVREYLTFLEGVLARQYGELTVDRVNLLRVLRDYLSERGFLDKAIALQQHKGDAALNKALRGPLHMDKFAPFMIRHALSHDPDIILLSGVGSVWPVMRAHSLLNALHGLLGHKPLVLFYPGRYDGQTLTLFNQIASNNYYRAFALVP from the coding sequence ATGTCACTAGCTCCACAGGGCCCAGCTCGCCGCGAAGACCCCCACCTGCAGGATCGCCTCAATCAGATCGCCGAGAAGATCACCAGCCCGACATTTCTCTCTGGGGAAGGACTGGGTAATGAGATCGGCTTCTGGATTTTTGAGTATCCCCCCGAGCACGAACTCCAGGTGCGTGAATACCTGACTTTTCTAGAAGGGGTGCTGGCGCGTCAGTACGGTGAGTTAACCGTGGATCGCGTCAATTTATTGCGCGTGCTGCGTGATTATCTTAGTGAACGCGGCTTTCTTGATAAAGCGATTGCCCTGCAGCAGCATAAGGGCGATGCGGCACTGAACAAAGCGCTGCGCGGCCCGCTACACATGGATAAGTTTGCGCCCTTCATGATCCGCCATGCGCTGTCGCACGACCCCGACATCATTTTGCTGTCCGGCGTCGGCAGCGTCTGGCCGGTCATGCGCGCGCATAGCTTGCTCAACGCACTACACGGGCTACTTGGCCATAAGCCGCTGGTGCTTTTTTATCCCGGCCGTTATGACGGTCAGACGCTAACTCTGTTCAACCAGATCGCCAGTAATAATTACTATCGCGCCTTTGCGCTGGTGCCCTGA
- a CDS encoding DUF302 domain-containing protein, with product MHKLISAGLLGCALLATASASAQDTIPTVGPQDGWAVHDSDKLYQELVDDVKAAAENSELGVVTEAGPTQAAADRGIEIPGNRVIGLFNNDYAVRILQVSTAAMIEAPIRMYVTEAPDGTATLSYKLPTYVYEPYREEGGEALATAAEELETDFAAVAAAALE from the coding sequence ATGCACAAGTTGATTTCCGCTGGCCTTCTCGGCTGCGCGCTTCTCGCGACAGCGTCTGCCTCCGCGCAAGACACTATCCCCACCGTCGGCCCGCAGGATGGTTGGGCCGTTCACGACAGCGACAAGCTATATCAGGAGTTAGTTGATGACGTGAAGGCGGCCGCCGAAAACAGCGAGCTCGGGGTCGTCACCGAAGCCGGCCCGACCCAGGCGGCGGCTGATCGTGGTATCGAAATACCCGGCAACCGGGTCATCGGCCTGTTCAACAACGACTACGCCGTTCGGATCCTGCAGGTATCCACGGCAGCGATGATCGAGGCGCCGATCCGCATGTACGTCACCGAAGCGCCCGATGGCACCGCGACCTTGTCGTACAAACTGCCCACCTACGTCTATGAACCCTACAGGGAAGAAGGTGGCGAGGCGCTAGCCACCGCCGCCGAGGAGCTCGAGACGGACTTCGCCGCGGTTGCAGCGGCCGCGCTCGAATAA
- the brxC gene encoding BREX system P-loop protein BrxC: protein MRIQTLFQKPLHRSINGVVKADQRDDATIYQELDEYVVTNELEKHFSAFFDSYATPLSDPSIANRVGVWVSGFFGSGKSHFLKALSYLLANIEAHDDAGNVYQAADFFDEGKLHDAMIRADIAKAIQEPADVILFNIDSKASSNDDGNPILSVFLRVFNESQGFSGDHPHIAHMERHLAQRGVYARFCEAFQTASGMVWKEERDGYQFYQDDIEQAVSQALDLSPDAAHKWFEESEEAFSVSVENFCHWVKDYLDEQSPTQRIVFMVDEVGQFIGSNTRLMLTLQTLTENLGTICGGRAWIVVTSQADMDAVLGEMTATKANDFSKIAGRFKTRLSLSSSNSDEVIRKRLLAKTPEARDELGDVFDAKGAILRNQLTFDSTGPTLQNVDDAESFIANYPFVPYHFQLVQKVFEEIRKVGATGAHLAYGERSMLDAFQMAAKAVGDDDVGALVPMYRFYSSVEGFLDTTVKRTIDQADGNPALNAFDVEILRTLFMIRYVDLVKGTLDNLVTLSITRIDDDRLAIRERLEGTLVRLEKESLVIRNGEEYLFLTNEERDITRQIKATDITGSDENKELASLIFRDLLRDRNKYRYPLNKSDYSIGRYLDGHTLDGRYQAQLRVEVVSPLDIDYLQHYGSQAGEAGCIYKSSENHGQVLLKLTDDNAFFADLRTFLKTEKFIRLNAASGDSSVERILADRGRENQERKKRLRVWLEEMLLDADVYALGHKLDINRRQLNTRLDEACQYLLENTYGKLGYLKTLTSDPMRELLAVLTADDIGQLGIALDGEEGNPQAVHEVEQYISLHGGEPVALNPLLERFSGRPFGWPPEETLLILGRLAAVGRLTFHTAGPALSGKDAFDLLNNARRRSEVRLQKKRQTDDAVLRQVRNLTKELFSQLGPNGEKELYDFYVTQFGQWRNHLGAYKSKTDVGHFPGRKTIENTLKEVDRLLRIDDSFDFFKEVVACKEALLDLEEDYRDLHEFFTRQLTTWQQLGHALTRFQPNRSALEKSPEAHKALAELDSIYADEAPYAKLPRVAVLIETIDGVNGQLLEQKREHAMGLIDKRIASLSAEIVKSGIGTPELSNQLLRPLQLLKDDIATVMGVAQIYLLQGETAAEREQDSLDRLYRAQQDEAERQRAVAKAANSGSGQKAPATTDNASGGHQGTDATGPSPTSVVDEVREPHPPVAPPKPVVNVSVSQVLSRTHSGVYLESQQEVDAFIDKLKDELDDAIAAHKRIRVR, encoded by the coding sequence ATGCGTATCCAGACTCTTTTCCAGAAACCCTTGCATCGCTCCATTAACGGCGTGGTCAAAGCCGATCAGCGCGATGACGCCACGATATATCAAGAGCTCGACGAGTACGTTGTGACCAACGAGCTGGAAAAGCACTTTAGTGCCTTTTTTGACTCCTACGCCACGCCGCTCAGCGATCCTTCCATCGCCAACCGCGTGGGAGTGTGGGTCTCGGGCTTCTTTGGCTCGGGTAAGTCGCACTTTCTTAAAGCGCTTTCCTACCTGCTGGCCAACATCGAAGCCCATGACGATGCCGGTAACGTTTACCAAGCAGCGGATTTCTTTGACGAGGGCAAGCTGCACGATGCCATGATCCGGGCCGACATCGCCAAAGCGATACAAGAGCCAGCGGACGTCATCCTGTTCAACATCGACAGCAAAGCCAGCTCTAACGATGACGGCAACCCGATCCTCAGCGTCTTCCTGCGGGTGTTTAACGAGTCGCAAGGCTTTAGCGGTGATCATCCGCATATTGCCCACATGGAGCGTCACCTGGCCCAGCGCGGCGTTTATGCCCGCTTTTGCGAGGCGTTCCAAACGGCCAGCGGCATGGTGTGGAAGGAGGAGCGCGACGGTTACCAGTTCTACCAGGATGACATTGAGCAGGCGGTCAGTCAGGCGCTGGACCTCTCGCCCGACGCTGCCCATAAGTGGTTTGAGGAGTCCGAAGAGGCCTTTAGCGTGTCGGTAGAAAACTTCTGCCATTGGGTCAAAGACTATTTGGATGAGCAATCACCCACGCAGCGCATTGTCTTCATGGTCGATGAAGTAGGCCAGTTCATCGGCAGCAATACCCGATTGATGCTAACGCTGCAAACGTTGACCGAAAACCTGGGTACCATCTGCGGCGGTCGGGCCTGGATTGTGGTCACCTCTCAGGCCGATATGGACGCCGTGCTGGGTGAGATGACGGCGACCAAAGCCAATGACTTCTCCAAGATTGCCGGGCGCTTTAAAACGCGCTTGTCGCTTTCTAGCTCTAACTCTGACGAGGTGATCCGCAAGCGGCTGTTGGCCAAGACGCCAGAGGCGCGTGATGAGCTCGGGGACGTATTCGACGCCAAGGGCGCGATTCTGCGCAACCAGCTTACCTTTGACAGTACCGGCCCTACGCTGCAAAACGTGGACGATGCAGAAAGCTTCATTGCCAACTATCCCTTCGTGCCTTACCACTTTCAGCTGGTGCAGAAGGTCTTCGAGGAAATTCGCAAGGTCGGGGCGACCGGCGCGCACCTGGCTTACGGCGAGCGTTCGATGCTCGATGCGTTCCAGATGGCGGCCAAAGCGGTAGGCGACGATGACGTCGGTGCGCTGGTGCCCATGTATCGTTTTTATAGCTCGGTGGAAGGTTTTCTGGATACCACCGTCAAGCGCACGATCGACCAGGCAGACGGGAATCCCGCGCTGAATGCCTTCGATGTAGAGATCTTGCGCACCCTGTTTATGATCCGCTACGTCGATCTGGTCAAGGGCACTCTCGACAACTTGGTGACGCTCTCCATCACCCGCATCGACGATGATCGGCTGGCCATTCGAGAGCGCCTGGAAGGCACCCTGGTACGGCTAGAAAAGGAAAGTCTGGTCATTCGCAACGGCGAGGAGTACCTGTTCCTCACCAACGAAGAGCGCGATATCACGCGCCAGATCAAGGCCACCGACATTACCGGTAGCGATGAAAACAAGGAGTTGGCGAGTCTGATCTTCAGAGACTTGCTGCGCGACCGCAACAAATATCGCTACCCGCTGAACAAGAGTGACTACAGCATCGGCCGCTATCTGGACGGCCATACCCTCGACGGCCGTTATCAGGCCCAGCTGCGCGTCGAGGTGGTGTCCCCGCTGGATATTGATTATCTCCAGCACTACGGATCTCAAGCCGGTGAGGCGGGGTGCATCTACAAAAGTAGCGAAAACCACGGCCAAGTGTTGCTCAAATTAACTGATGACAACGCCTTCTTTGCCGATTTGCGCACCTTCCTGAAGACGGAAAAGTTCATCCGCCTTAATGCCGCCTCCGGCGATAGCAGCGTTGAGCGTATTCTGGCCGACCGTGGCCGCGAGAATCAGGAGCGCAAAAAACGCCTGCGCGTGTGGCTGGAAGAGATGCTGCTCGACGCCGACGTTTATGCACTGGGGCATAAGCTCGATATTAACCGTCGCCAGCTGAATACCCGGCTGGATGAGGCCTGCCAATATTTGCTGGAAAATACCTACGGCAAGCTTGGCTATCTCAAAACGCTGACGTCTGACCCAATGCGCGAGCTGCTGGCGGTGCTAACCGCCGATGATATTGGCCAGCTGGGCATCGCGCTGGACGGCGAGGAAGGTAACCCTCAGGCAGTGCATGAGGTCGAGCAGTACATCAGCCTGCATGGCGGTGAACCGGTAGCGCTTAACCCGCTGCTTGAGCGCTTCAGCGGGCGTCCTTTTGGCTGGCCGCCCGAAGAGACACTGTTGATTTTGGGCCGCTTAGCCGCGGTAGGGCGACTGACCTTCCACACCGCCGGCCCCGCGCTGTCGGGCAAGGACGCTTTTGATCTGCTCAATAACGCCCGGCGTCGTAGCGAAGTTCGGTTGCAGAAAAAGCGCCAGACCGACGATGCGGTGCTGCGCCAGGTGCGTAACCTCACCAAAGAGCTATTTAGCCAGCTTGGCCCCAACGGGGAAAAGGAGCTTTACGACTTTTACGTCACTCAGTTCGGCCAGTGGCGAAATCACCTGGGAGCCTACAAAAGTAAAACCGATGTGGGGCACTTTCCTGGGCGCAAAACCATCGAAAACACGCTGAAAGAGGTCGATCGATTACTACGCATTGACGACAGCTTCGATTTCTTCAAGGAGGTCGTCGCCTGCAAAGAGGCGCTGTTGGACCTTGAAGAAGACTACCGCGACCTGCACGAGTTTTTTACCCGGCAGCTCACCACCTGGCAGCAGCTGGGTCATGCGCTGACGCGGTTTCAGCCTAACCGTTCTGCGCTAGAGAAATCACCGGAGGCGCACAAGGCGCTGGCCGAACTGGACAGTATCTATGCCGATGAGGCGCCCTACGCCAAGCTGCCCCGGGTTGCCGTGTTGATCGAAACGATTGATGGCGTCAACGGCCAGCTGCTCGAGCAAAAGCGCGAGCATGCTATGGGGTTAATCGACAAGCGTATCGCCAGCCTCAGCGCAGAAATCGTCAAGAGTGGCATCGGCACGCCAGAGCTGAGCAACCAGCTGCTGCGCCCGCTGCAGCTGCTCAAAGACGATATCGCCACGGTTATGGGCGTGGCGCAGATTTATTTGCTGCAGGGCGAAACCGCTGCCGAGCGCGAACAGGACAGCCTCGATCGGCTTTATCGGGCTCAGCAGGACGAAGCCGAACGCCAGCGCGCGGTCGCCAAAGCGGCTAACAGCGGTAGCGGACAAAAGGCCCCGGCCACAACGGACAACGCTAGCGGCGGTCATCAAGGCACTGATGCCACAGGGCCGAGCCCCACCAGCGTCGTCGATGAAGTGCGCGAGCCCCATCCGCCAGTGGCGCCGCCCAAGCCGGTCGTCAACGTCAGCGTCAGCCAGGTGCTCAGCCGCACGCACAGCGGTGTTTATCTGGAAAGCCAGCAAGAGGTGGATGCCTTTATCGACA